The Terriglobus sp. TAA 43 sequence CGCGCCGCTCATGTTGTCGCACAGGACTGAGGTCTGGATGCCGTCGTGGAGCAGTTCCCACGCGGTCAGGCGAGCGCCCTGTAGGTAGGGGCGAGTCTCATCGGCGAGCACGTTGATCTTGTGTCCGGCTTCCACAGCCGCGCGAATTACGCCCAGCGCTGTGCCGTAGCCACAGGTGGCCAGTGCGCCCGCGTTGCAGTGGGTTAGCACGGTGCCTTCCTTCGGCAGCAGTGCCGCGCCGTAGCGGCCCATCGTCTTGCAGGCTTCAATGTCTTCGTCGTACATGCGCAGCGCTTCAGCGCGAACTTCTTCGCGGATGCGCTCGATCTTCTCGGCTTCCGAAAGGTTCGTGGGCTGCTTGTCGACAAGCTGGTAATACAGCACGCGGATGCGCTCAATTGCCCAGAACAGGTTCACGGCGGTGGGGCGAGTGGCGGCCAACACCTTGGCCATCTCGTCCACATCCTTGCTCAGCGCAGCAACGGTGGTCGAAGGCGAGTTCTGGATACCCAATGCCATGCCCATAGCGGCGGAGACGCCGATGGCCGGAGCGCCGCGGACAATCATGTCGCGGATGACGGTGGCAACGTCCTGATAGCTGGTGGCGAGTACGTACGTTTCTTCAAGCGGAAGCTTCGTCTGATCGAGGAAGCGAACGCCCTGGTCGGTCCATTCGAGAGTAGGAATCATCACCTACAAGTTTACGCTTTCGTGAACGGGAAGGTGTGACCGCCATCACCCCTCAGCGGGTTTTCGCCATTGCGATAATGCCATATTTCCTTGCCAGAAACTGCCGTAGGGAAGCAGGTAGTGTGGCGGCGATCTCCTGCCATGTGAGCATCAGTACGCGGCTGCGCAAATGGCTGTAGCGGATGGCAGAAAGAACGGCAAAGTATTGCCGCTGTAGGTCGGGGCGTCGCTCGTCGATGAGCACCGCAAAGCGGGAATCGCTGTGATGCGCTGCCAAAACTCCACGAAGGAGCTGATAGCCGCGAAACAGGTTGCGAGCACGCGGAAGTTGATCCGTCTCGAAGACTTCCTCGAACGTTTCATAACGCTGAAGCAGGTCAGGTCGCGCAGTCTGAAAGTCCGACTCGCTTAATTTCGCCTCCACCAGCAGATCGTCGATGCGCATATCCATCTCTGTGCGGTCGTCGTGGCCACCGCGAAGCGCTGTGCGTACGCGAAAACCAAACAAGGGTGTGGTATCGGAGTCGATATTCAACAGCATTTGCAGGCGTTTCGACCGCAGCGTCTGCGGATGGCAAAAGATGTTCATCAGCAACGCATCGGAACTCACAGCGCAATCCAGTTCGCCACGGCTACGCTCGTTGCCGTGCGCAATGCGGCTGGATGCGGTGTACGTCTTGCCCAGCCGCTCCGCCCATTCAGGATTGGCAACAATGCGTTTGTAACTCGCGGGATGGAAGTTGCCGTGTTGGCCGCTCTCATCTTCACGAAACAACACGGAAGGAATGTTGCTGTACGTGGTTTCATGCGCATGGGCAAGATTGCGCGCGCTGATCTCACGGCGAAGATTCGTCGCGGATCGCACGACAAGTTCCGGGGATTCTGTCCGCGCAGCCATGCATTTATTGTAGGCGATGAAAAGGCGAAGTGCGCACAATTACCGATAGCATGGAGAGGTGCGTACTCTCGACAAATCGAATCTGGGACAGGGCGAAGACTGGTACGGCAATAACGCCGCCGTCACCTGCTTTTCCTGCGGCAAAGTTTTCCTTACCTCACAGGTGCTTCACCGCAAAGGCCGCGCTTGCCCCAACTGTGGCAAATGCAAGGTCCTGGTGAAGAGTTCCGAGGTTGAGGTGTCTGAGGCGACCGATCTTTAGCTCTGCCGCAACTTCTCCGCGCGCACGTCGCTTGCTGTGAACACGCTGACGAACGGCGCATCGCCGATTGCGGCTTCAATGTTTGTGCGGCCACCCTGTTCGCGATCCACGAGGCAGAGTACGGCTGCAACGGTCATGCCTGCGGCCTTCACAGCTTCAATGGCCGTGATGGTGCTGCCGCCGGTGGTGCAGACGTCGTCCACCACGACAACGGAAGCGCCTTCGCGTACATAGCCCTCAATCTGTCGTCCGGTGCCGTGTTGCTTCAGCGCTTTGCGGACGAGGAAGCCATGTACCGGCTTCACGTCGGTGTGTTCTAGCGCGTACCAGGCCGTTGCAGACGCGGTGTTGCTCACCAGCGGATCGGCGCCCATCGTCAAACCACCCACGGCCACTGCGTCGGGAGCGTGTTGGCGAATCAGCTCTGCGAAGACGAGTCCGCTCAGGCGACCGCCCTCGGCATCCAGCGTGGTGGTGCGGCAGTCGATGTAGTAATCGCTCTTGGCACCGGAGGCCAGTGTGAAGTCGCCAAGACGAAAGCTGAGCTTTGCAATCAGGCTGAGAAGTTTGGCGCGGTCGGCGGTCAGAGCGGTGGAGAGTTCCATGTCTCTATCAAAACAGCGAGTCGGCCAGTCAGCAAGTCGGCGTATCGTGTTGAGCGTGAGGTGATGTGACATGGATGCGGTGCGTTTCTTTGTGGACCAGTTGCAGCGGGAGCAGGCATTGAACCGGAAGGTGCTGGCCGTAGTGCCGGAAGGCAAGAACACCTGGAAGCCGCATGACAAATCAATGGAACTTGGCTATCTGGCAGCGCTGGTAGCGCAAATGCCTGCATGGATAGCGATGATGATCGCAACTGACGGTCTTGATTTCGCAGACAGTTCCGCACGCAGCAGCTTCCAGGCAAAGGGTTCGGACTCAACCGCAGCCTTGCTGAAACTGGCCGAGGATTCCGCCGCGAAAGGGAAGTCCGCTCTTGAAGGCACAAACGAAGACCACCTGAACGGTACCTGGAATTTCCGCATGGGTGACAAGGTGTTGGGCGGTGGCACTCGAATTCAGCAGATCGCCGATACCTTCACCCACATGACCCATCATCGCGGCCAATTGACGGTCTACCTGCGCCTGCTTGGAGTGAATGTGCCTTCGACGTACGGTCCAAGCGCGGATGAGAAGGTCGTTTAACCGCTCTCTCTGTAAAAGCACAACGGGTGCAGCCTTGGCTGCACCCGTTCGCTGTTTGTATTTGAAAAAGATTACAGACCCTTGCTCACCAGGAACAGGATCAGGTCCTTCACGCGCGAGCTGTATCCCCACTCGTTGTCGTACCAGGAGATGACCTTGGCCGTCTTCTCGCCGATGACCTTGGTCAGCTTCGAATCGAAGATGGACGAGCGGCTGTCGCCCTTGAAGTCGCTGCTGACCAGTTCCTCATCCGTGTAGCCAAGGATGCCCTTCAGGGCGCCTTCGCTGGCGGACTGGATCGCTTCGTTGATGCTGGCGATGGTCATGGGCTTTTCTGTGTTGAACGTCAGATCGATCACGGAGACGTTCGGCGTGGGCACACGCATGGAGAAGCCGTCGAGCTTGCCGTCCATCTCAGGGATGACCAGCTTCAGGGCCTTGGCTGCGCCGGTGGTCGACGGAATCATGTTGATGGCCGCAGCGCGTGCACGACGCAGGTCCTTGTGCGGGAAGTCCAGGATGACCTGATCGTTGGTGTAGCTGTGGATCGTGGTCATAATGCCGCTGGTGATGCCGAACTTCTCGTGCAGCACCTTCACCACCGGCGCAAGGCCGTTGGTGGTGCAGCTGGCGTTGGAAATGACGTTGTGCTTCGCAGCGTCATACTTGTCGCTGTTTACGCCCAGCACCAGGGTTACGTCCTCGTTCGTGGCAGGAGCGGAGATGATGACCTTCTTCACCGTCTCGCCGAGGTGAGCCTTGGCCTTGGTGGCGTCGGTGAAGTGGCCGGTGGATTCCACCACGATCTGCGCGCCAACCTCTGCCCAGGGCAGCTTGGCGGGGTCGCGCTCGGCGAAAACCTTGATCTTCTTGCCGTTGACGCTGATGTAGTCGTCGCCAGCTTCGATCTCGTGCTTCAGATTGCCGAGAATCGAGTCGTACTTCAGCAGGTGAGCCAGCGTTGAAGGGCTGGTCAAATCGTTGACGGCCACAAACTCGATTTCAGGATTATCGATTGCGGTGCGGAAGACGTTGCGGCCGATACGGCCAAATCCGTTAATGCCTACCTTTACTGCCATGACGTGTCTTTAGCTTCCTCTCAGGGTTACGGCGAACGCCGTTTCGTCCGTCGCAACCAGTGTAGCGGGTGCGCCGTGGGGTGGCGCAATTCGGCTGTGTGAAACCCTGGGGAGCCATCAAAGGTTCCCATCGGGTTTGGCCTGAGCCGCGTGGTGTGTTACAAACCGGCTATGCGGGACTGGATCCGCAACAAGATGAAAAGACGTGGTAAGCGTGGCCCCAACAATAGCGAGGCCACTGGAAAGATTGGGCAGGAGATCCCACAGGATCAGCCTGCAGCACTGCAGCCGAGCTACCCCGAAGCTCCTGCAAAAGCAGAGATAACCACTGAAGCCGAACCGGAAGCGGTTGAGGCGGAGCCAGTTGCTCCCGGCAAGATCGAAGTCGAAACGCAGCCAGAATCGTTGGCCGCGCCGGTGGAACCGCCTTCGATCCCTGCGGGCGACAAGGCTGCTCCGCGTGGCTATGTTGTTCTCACCATTGGCCTTCCTGGCAGTGGCAAGACGACGTGGTTCAAGCGCCGTGGCGTGTCTCCCCTCAGCAGCGACATGCTGCGCAACATCCTGTTCGACGACATCACGGACCAGCGTTACAGCGGTTTGGTGTTCAGTACGCTACGTTCGCTTCTGCGTGCGCGCCTGATTGCCAAGATGCCGTGGAACTACGTGGATGCCACCAACCTCAGCGCCCACGAGCGCCGCCAGTGGATCAAGATGGCGCGTTCGTTCGGCTACGAGGTGCAGGCCGTGTACTTTGACGTGCCGCTGGCCGTTTGCGTAGACCGTAACAGCAAGCGCGAGCGCCGCGTGGCCGATGACGTGATGCAGAAGATGGCAGAGCGTCTGCGTCCGCCGTCGTTCAAAGAAGGTTTTACCAAGATCACGGTGGTTCGCGTGAAGGGAGTGGGCAGCGCCGCTCCGGTATCTGCGGTCAACGACGATGCCTTCAACGCGCCCGTCCCTGCCGATCTTGATGCACCGGAGCTGGACGGCCCGGAAGGCATCGAGCCGGACGATTCGCAGGACGAGTAAGAAAATATGAACGGCGCGGCCATCGAGTTCCGCGACGTGATAGTGGACGCAACGCCCTCCCGGAAAAATTCCGGCGAGGGCGTTGTCATTCTCAACGGTATTTCGTTGCGGCTGGAGGCGGGAACCACGACGGCTCTGCTGGGCCGTTCAGGCAGCGGGAAAACGACGTTGCTGCGCACCATTAACGGACTTGTAGCGCCAACTTCCGGCGCGGTACTGGTCAATGGTGAAGTGGTGGGCAGCGCCGATCTCCTGGCGTTGCGGCGACGCATTGGCTACGTCATTCAGGAGATTGGCCTCTATCCTCACCTGACCATCGAACGCAATGTGGCCATGCCCCTGGAACTTGCGGGAAAGCCGCTGACAGAGCGGCTTTCCCGCGCACACGAATTGCTTGCCATGACCGGGCTTGACCCCGCCAAGTTTGCCGAACGTATGCCGTGGCAGCTTTCCGGCGGACAGCGTCAACGTGCGGGTGTGGCGCGCGCGCTGGCTGCTGACCCTGCCATCCTGCTTCTGGACGAACCCTTTGGCGCGCTCGATCCGCTGACGCGCGTGGAAATACAAACCATGCTGCGCGATCTGTTGAAGAAGTTGCAGAAGACCGCAGTCATCGTTACGCACGATCTTCAGGAAGCGGTCTTTCTCGCTGATCGAATCCTGTTGCTGGACAAGGGAAATATCGTCGCAGACCTGCCTTCGGGCGATGTTCTGCACTCGCAGATTCCCGCCGTGAAGCAGTATGTCGCAGCCGTGCAGCGCTTTCCGGAGGCACAGTCATGAGCTTCCTTCGCCTGCATCTGCATGAGCTTCTGCAACTCGTGTTTGAGCATCTTTGGCTTACTGGATCGGCGATGTTATTTGCTGCGCTTATCGCGATTCCTGCGGGCATCTGGCTCACGCGGCATGAACGCTGGGCCAGGCCTGTGATCGGATTTGCGAACGTGGTGCAGACGGTGCCCAGTCTCGCGCTCTTTGGCTTGCTGTTGCCCGTGCCGTGGCTTGGAGAAAACGCTGCACGGCTGGCTATTCTTGCGCTTACCGGTTATGCGTTGTTGCCGATTTTGCGCAATACCTACGTGGGAATACAAGGCATCGATCCGGCTCTGATCGACGTGAGTCGAGCGCTCGGCATGACAGATTGGCAGCGGTTGATCAAGGTCGAACTGCCTCTTTCCGCGAGTGTTCTGTTGGCTGGGCTGCGCACGGCGACCGTAACGTGCGTTGGCGTGGCGACGATTGCAGCGGCAATTGGTGCAGGCGGCCTGGGCGAATTTATCTTCCGCGGCGTGGCGTCCGTGGACAATCGTTTCGTGCTGCTTGGGGCCGTTCCCGCTGCGTTACTCGCGCTCTTGGCGGATGCGTTTCTTGGATGGATCGAACGTCGCGTGGAAGTGCGGAGGCTGCCGTGAATCGCAGGGCGGCACTGGTGCTGCCGTTGTTTCTCCTGCTGCTGACTGCATGTGATCCGCCGCACGGTTCGCGCATTGTTATCGGCGCAAAGAACTTCACAGAGCAGGTTCTGCTAGGCGAACTGCTGGCACAGGAGATCGAAGCGCAAGGCGAGCCTGTTGACCGGCGGTTCTATCTTGCGGGGAGTTACATTGCGCATCAGGCGCTTGTTTCCGGCCGCATTGACGCCTATGTGGAGTACACCGGAACGGCGTTGACCTCCATCCTGAAACAGCCGCTTGATCACGATCCGCAACGCGTCTTTAATACGGTTGCCCGTATTTATCGTGAACGATACAACGTGCTGATGATGCCGTCGCTCGGCTTTGAAAACACCTTCGCCATGGTGATGCGCGGCGAAGATGCAGATCGCCTCCACGTCACCCGATTAAGCGAACTCGCGACTGCGGCTCCGTCGCTGAAGCTTGGTGTGGGATATGAGTTTGAGGAGCGCCCCGACGGCCTCCACGGGCTGGAAGCCGCCTATGGACTGCGCTTTGCGGATGAACCGCGTGTGATGGACCTCGGGCTGTTGTATCGCGCATTGCAGAACCGACAGGTCGATATCGTCAGCGGCAACTCCACGGATGGCGCGATTACCGCGCTGGGATTCCGTGTTCTCGCGGACGATCGACATTATTTCCCGCCATATCAAGCTGTGCCGTTGGTGCGCGAGGACATGCTTCGAACGCATCCTGCGGCTTTGAAGGCCCTGCAAAAGCTGACAGGAAAGATTACCGAAGCCCAGATGCAGTCCATGAATCACGCCGTGGAAGGCGAACATAAGGACCCCGCAGAAGTGATCAAGGCGTTTCGACTAAAAAACGGCCTGTGATATCAGTTTCGAAGCCTCGAAACACGACTTTCTTCGTGTTTAAGCATCCAACTGAGAAGATGCAGCAAGTAAATCTGAAGCGGCTGATTCTGGCTTGTATGGCCACTATCCTGTCTGTGCTTCTTTTTCTCAAAGCGAATTACGAAAACCTCGACGCAGCCCGTCCGGAGACGCTGCTGTCTTCGCTTTGGAATGTCTGCGGCATCCTGATGCTGGCGTGTATTGCGTGGCTGTGGGTCGAGGTGGTTTTGCTGTTGCTTTCGCCGTCGCAATCAGAGGTAGAGAGCGATGAGAATGATTTGCTAAGCTGGGCGGATGAATCGCATCTCCCTGTATCGTATGGCGCTGTTCCTTACGCTGGTGCTCGCGAATTGCGCTTTTTCGCAGAACAGGAAAACCGTAAGCGGAGCAACGAAAACAGGCTCTGAAAGGACCGCGCAGATGCACGCAACAGGAACATTCCAGGTGTCCGTAAAGCCGGCAGAATCCAGCGAAATCGGCAAAGCTGCAGGACTTGGCCGTATGACCATCGACAAAGTGTGGAGCGGCGGCATCGAGGGCACCAGCAAGGGCGAAATGACCACCACCGCAGTTGGAACCACGATGGCCTATGTTGCGCTGGAAACCATGACTGTGAAAGTGGACGGCAAGTCCGGGACATTCGTGTTCTCGCACAAGGCGACGATGGATTCCACCGATCCGAAGAGCGGTGTTATGGACATCACCGTGTTGCCGAATACCGGTACAGGCGAGTTAAAAGGGATCGAAGGCTCGCTGCAGATCACCATCGACAAATCCGGCCACAGCTACGACTTCACGTACACATTGCCTGCGCAGTAGCTATCGCCTGCCTCTACACGGAGGCAGAGCAGGCTGCTTTTTGCTACAGTTTGTGTTGTCGATTTGGTTCTCGCTCCGTCTCTCAGAGCAGGGCTGACGAACTTCGCTGAGGACACGCATGACTTTCCCGAACCGCTACCGTGCATCGCGCCAGGATGAGGGCTTTACGCTCATCGAACTGCTGATCGTGATGTCGATCATCATCATCATTGCCACCTTCGCGATCCCCAACATCACGCGCATCAAGCGGCAGGGCAACGAGACCTCGGCTATCCAGTCCATTCGTGCCATCGTGGCAGCGCAGTTGCAGTACCAGCAGACGTATCCGGCAAACGGCTATGCCTGCTCGCTGGCAGCCCTTGGCGGCGATAAGGGAGCAGCTCCTACTCCAGCGGCTGCAGGACTGTTACCTACGGATCTCGCGGGCGGCCAGAAGGCGGGTTATACCTTCGCGCTTGTGAACTGCAATAAGGTGACCATCAACAATCAGGATCAATACACGTCGTACGAGATCACCGCTGTTCCGCAGAAGGTAGGCAACACCGGCGACCGTGGCTTCTGCTCCGACGATTCGCAGCAGGTGAAGTACGACCCCAAGGGCGGTACCGCCTGCACCCAGCCCATTCAGTAAATAGGTCTTATGTCGAAGAGGCGCAGCTTCGGCTGCGCCTTTCGTCTGTACGAATGACTCCAGGGAGAGTTTGTGCGTCTTAGCAAAACGATGAAGTTTCTTACAGGATTTGCGGCGGTCGCTGTGTTGACGGTGTCCGCGCACGCGCAGGACGTCCACGCCATCGCATCGAAAGTCGACGACCATTACAACCACTTGACGACGCTGCACGCGACGTACAC is a genomic window containing:
- a CDS encoding ATP-binding cassette domain-containing protein, yielding MNGAAIEFRDVIVDATPSRKNSGEGVVILNGISLRLEAGTTTALLGRSGSGKTTLLRTINGLVAPTSGAVLVNGEVVGSADLLALRRRIGYVIQEIGLYPHLTIERNVAMPLELAGKPLTERLSRAHELLAMTGLDPAKFAERMPWQLSGGQRQRAGVARALAADPAILLLDEPFGALDPLTRVEIQTMLRDLLKKLQKTAVIVTHDLQEAVFLADRILLLDKGNIVADLPSGDVLHSQIPAVKQYVAAVQRFPEAQS
- the gap gene encoding type I glyceraldehyde-3-phosphate dehydrogenase translates to MAVKVGINGFGRIGRNVFRTAIDNPEIEFVAVNDLTSPSTLAHLLKYDSILGNLKHEIEAGDDYISVNGKKIKVFAERDPAKLPWAEVGAQIVVESTGHFTDATKAKAHLGETVKKVIISAPATNEDVTLVLGVNSDKYDAAKHNVISNASCTTNGLAPVVKVLHEKFGITSGIMTTIHSYTNDQVILDFPHKDLRRARAAAINMIPSTTGAAKALKLVIPEMDGKLDGFSMRVPTPNVSVIDLTFNTEKPMTIASINEAIQSASEGALKGILGYTDEELVSSDFKGDSRSSIFDSKLTKVIGEKTAKVISWYDNEWGYSSRVKDLILFLVSKGL
- a CDS encoding ABC transporter permease — translated: MSFLRLHLHELLQLVFEHLWLTGSAMLFAALIAIPAGIWLTRHERWARPVIGFANVVQTVPSLALFGLLLPVPWLGENAARLAILALTGYALLPILRNTYVGIQGIDPALIDVSRALGMTDWQRLIKVELPLSASVLLAGLRTATVTCVGVATIAAAIGAGGLGEFIFRGVASVDNRFVLLGAVPAALLALLADAFLGWIERRVEVRRLP
- a CDS encoding DUF3224 domain-containing protein; its protein translation is MHATGTFQVSVKPAESSEIGKAAGLGRMTIDKVWSGGIEGTSKGEMTTTAVGTTMAYVALETMTVKVDGKSGTFVFSHKATMDSTDPKSGVMDITVLPNTGTGELKGIEGSLQITIDKSGHSYDFTYTLPAQ
- a CDS encoding DinB family protein — its product is MDAVRFFVDQLQREQALNRKVLAVVPEGKNTWKPHDKSMELGYLAALVAQMPAWIAMMIATDGLDFADSSARSSFQAKGSDSTAALLKLAEDSAAKGKSALEGTNEDHLNGTWNFRMGDKVLGGGTRIQQIADTFTHMTHHRGQLTVYLRLLGVNVPSTYGPSADEKVV
- the pyrE gene encoding orotate phosphoribosyltransferase, whose product is MELSTALTADRAKLLSLIAKLSFRLGDFTLASGAKSDYYIDCRTTTLDAEGGRLSGLVFAELIRQHAPDAVAVGGLTMGADPLVSNTASATAWYALEHTDVKPVHGFLVRKALKQHGTGRQIEGYVREGASVVVVDDVCTTGGSTITAIEAVKAAGMTVAAVLCLVDREQGGRTNIEAAIGDAPFVSVFTASDVRAEKLRQS
- a CDS encoding type IV pilin protein, with amino-acid sequence MTFPNRYRASRQDEGFTLIELLIVMSIIIIIATFAIPNITRIKRQGNETSAIQSIRAIVAAQLQYQQTYPANGYACSLAALGGDKGAAPTPAAAGLLPTDLAGGQKAGYTFALVNCNKVTINNQDQYTSYEITAVPQKVGNTGDRGFCSDDSQQVKYDPKGGTACTQPIQ
- a CDS encoding ATP-binding protein: MKRRGKRGPNNSEATGKIGQEIPQDQPAALQPSYPEAPAKAEITTEAEPEAVEAEPVAPGKIEVETQPESLAAPVEPPSIPAGDKAAPRGYVVLTIGLPGSGKTTWFKRRGVSPLSSDMLRNILFDDITDQRYSGLVFSTLRSLLRARLIAKMPWNYVDATNLSAHERRQWIKMARSFGYEVQAVYFDVPLAVCVDRNSKRERRVADDVMQKMAERLRPPSFKEGFTKITVVRVKGVGSAAPVSAVNDDAFNAPVPADLDAPELDGPEGIEPDDSQDE
- the mtnA gene encoding S-methyl-5-thioribose-1-phosphate isomerase; its protein translation is MIPTLEWTDQGVRFLDQTKLPLEETYVLATSYQDVATVIRDMIVRGAPAIGVSAAMGMALGIQNSPSTTVAALSKDVDEMAKVLAATRPTAVNLFWAIERIRVLYYQLVDKQPTNLSEAEKIERIREEVRAEALRMYDEDIEACKTMGRYGAALLPKEGTVLTHCNAGALATCGYGTALGVIRAAVEAGHKINVLADETRPYLQGARLTAWELLHDGIQTSVLCDNMSGALMRKGRVQAVIVGSDRIAANGDVANKIGTYSVSVLAKEHGIPFYVAAPWSTVDMATKHGDDIPIEERSAYEVTHSNGKQMTPDGCGIENPAFDVTPAKYVTAIITERGVLYPPYDESMRAMEAAVKAEADGVPA
- a CDS encoding glycine betaine ABC transporter substrate-binding protein, producing the protein MDRTSRGSAEAAVNRRAALVLPLFLLLLTACDPPHGSRIVIGAKNFTEQVLLGELLAQEIEAQGEPVDRRFYLAGSYIAHQALVSGRIDAYVEYTGTALTSILKQPLDHDPQRVFNTVARIYRERYNVLMMPSLGFENTFAMVMRGEDADRLHVTRLSELATAAPSLKLGVGYEFEERPDGLHGLEAAYGLRFADEPRVMDLGLLYRALQNRQVDIVSGNSTDGAITALGFRVLADDRHYFPPYQAVPLVREDMLRTHPAALKALQKLTGKITEAQMQSMNHAVEGEHKDPAEVIKAFRLKNGL